In Chloroflexota bacterium, one DNA window encodes the following:
- a CDS encoding YeeE/YedE family protein, with protein MFEMIFSLVMGFGFGFALQKAGLGKYNKIVNVFRFTDLAVLKFMMTTLAVSMIGVFALNSLGIIALPNIPATYVVGNLIGGLIFGVGMSGAGF; from the coding sequence ATGTTTGAAATGATCTTTTCGCTCGTGATGGGTTTTGGTTTCGGCTTTGCGCTGCAAAAAGCCGGTCTCGGCAAGTACAACAAAATCGTCAACGTGTTTCGCTTTACCGATCTCGCCGTGCTCAAGTTTATGATGACAACGCTCGCCGTTTCGATGATTGGCGTGTTCGCGCTCAACTCGCTTGGCATCATCGCTCTGCCGAATATTCCGGCGACGTACGTCGTCGGCAATCTCATCGGCGGTTTGATTTTCGGCGTCGGCATGTCCGGCGCCGGCTTCTGA
- the nrfD gene encoding polysulfide reductase NrfD, with protein MEQIEWNLLVVNYLFLAGLSAGAFAISSFATYIGGPHFRRVARIGALIAPFPVALGVGILVLDLGRPLAFYNLFLTVQFTSPMSIGSWLLTGFIFLALAYAALWLPAPFDNLLRVPSRAHLRDFSRWTPLAQNTIRRWRAILAAIGFPLALGVGIYTGILLGAIPSRPFWNTPMVALLFLFSAMSSGTATVLLVTALLGTRHEHGYEEERRLLVSTDVVLIVLEIFMLVPFLLHHALSTWSSASSIELILGGKYTLWFWIGVIVLGIVLPLLIEAYELFPVILKEGAARYSLALSAVSAVLVLVGGFILRFVFVYAGQASHFLPLVER; from the coding sequence ATGGAACAAATTGAATGGAACTTGCTTGTCGTCAATTATCTTTTTCTCGCCGGCTTGAGCGCGGGCGCGTTTGCGATTTCGAGTTTCGCGACGTACATCGGCGGACCGCACTTTAGGCGCGTCGCGCGCATCGGCGCGCTCATCGCGCCGTTCCCGGTCGCACTCGGTGTCGGCATTCTCGTGCTCGACCTGGGACGACCGCTCGCGTTTTATAATTTGTTTCTCACCGTGCAATTCACCTCGCCCATGTCTATTGGCTCGTGGTTACTAACTGGTTTTATCTTTTTGGCGCTGGCATACGCCGCGCTGTGGTTGCCCGCGCCGTTCGATAATTTGTTGCGCGTTCCCAGCCGCGCGCACCTGCGCGATTTCTCGCGCTGGACACCGCTCGCGCAAAATACGATTCGCCGCTGGCGTGCGATTCTCGCCGCGATCGGTTTTCCGCTCGCGCTCGGCGTCGGCATCTACACCGGCATCTTGCTCGGCGCGATTCCGTCGCGACCGTTTTGGAATACGCCGATGGTTGCGCTACTATTTCTGTTCTCCGCGATGTCGTCCGGCACGGCGACGGTGTTGCTCGTCACCGCGCTGCTTGGCACACGACACGAACACGGGTACGAAGAGGAACGCCGTCTGCTCGTTTCGACCGACGTGGTTTTGATTGTGCTCGAAATTTTCATGCTCGTGCCATTCCTCCTGCATCACGCGCTCTCGACGTGGAGTTCCGCGTCGTCCATCGAATTGATCCTGGGTGGCAAGTATACGCTCTGGTTCTGGATCGGCGTCATCGTGCTCGGCATTGTGTTGCCCTTGTTGATCGAAGCGTACGAATTGTTCCCGGTCATTTTGAAAGAAGGTGCGGCGCGTTACAGTCTCGCGTTGAGCGCAGTCTCGGCGGTGCTTGTACTCGTCGGCGGATTCATTTTGCGTTTTGTGTTTGTGTATGCCGGGCAAGCGTCGCATTTTTTGCCGCTGGTGGAGCGGTGA
- a CDS encoding 4Fe-4S dicluster domain-containing protein — protein sequence MASENKRRWGFVIEVKRCIDCKACMVACEVENAVPLGKHRNWIGRIGPTGTFPNLGLKFEPGNCMHCENPPCMRVCPTGATYQREDGLVLVDYDKCIGCRYCMQACPYDARYVDHEHGYVDKCTFCVHRLDAGQPPACVETCVGGSRHFGDLNDPNSEVSKLLATRDHYVVYEEAGTEPKIFYVS from the coding sequence ATGGCATCAGAAAATAAACGACGCTGGGGATTTGTGATCGAGGTCAAGCGGTGCATTGATTGTAAAGCGTGCATGGTCGCGTGCGAAGTTGAAAATGCCGTACCGCTGGGCAAACATCGCAACTGGATCGGACGCATCGGACCGACCGGCACATTTCCAAACCTGGGTTTGAAATTCGAGCCGGGCAATTGTATGCACTGCGAAAATCCGCCGTGTATGCGCGTGTGTCCGACCGGCGCGACATATCAGCGCGAAGATGGACTCGTGCTCGTGGACTATGACAAGTGCATCGGTTGTCGTTACTGCATGCAAGCATGCCCGTACGATGCGCGCTATGTGGATCACGAACACGGTTACGTGGACAAGTGCACTTTTTGCGTCCATCGTCTCGACGCCGGACAACCGCCCGCGTGCGTCGAAACGTGCGTCGGCGGCTCGCGCCACTTTGGCGATCTAAACGATCCGAACAGCGAGGTCTCGAAATTGCTCGCGACGCGCGATCATTACGTTGTGTACGAAGAAGCCGGGACAGAGCCGAAGATTTTCTACGTTTCATAA
- a CDS encoding cytochrome c has translation MKKLFLLVALALTLAACDRRVPAPPRPTIQSVASNTTLTGDVADGARLWREKQCVACHGATALGGIGKPLANTALPFDQFLSKIRNAIPPKPAMNANDLPEADAYSIYLWLHAFGAQSSKATPAPALPSGQILGIQVWVEKGCDQCHGAFAQGSPSAPALARENFPFERQRAVMRQYSEQNPAHSEKNIADDLLQRLLDWLKRGADPASGC, from the coding sequence TTGAAAAAACTTTTTCTCCTCGTAGCGCTCGCCCTCACCCTCGCCGCATGTGATCGCCGCGTGCCCGCACCGCCGCGTCCGACGATTCAATCGGTTGCATCGAACACAACACTCACCGGCGATGTGGCAGATGGCGCGAGGTTGTGGCGCGAGAAACAATGCGTCGCGTGTCACGGCGCGACTGCGCTGGGAGGCATCGGCAAACCGTTGGCGAACACCGCGCTGCCATTCGATCAATTCTTGTCGAAAATTCGCAACGCGATACCGCCCAAGCCGGCAATGAACGCGAACGATTTGCCAGAAGCGGACGCGTACTCGATCTATTTGTGGTTACACGCGTTCGGCGCGCAATCGTCAAAGGCGACACCCGCACCCGCATTGCCGTCCGGGCAAATCCTGGGAATCCAGGTCTGGGTCGAAAAAGGATGCGATCAATGTCACGGCGCGTTCGCACAGGGAAGTCCGAGCGCACCGGCACTTGCGCGTGAAAATTTTCCATTCGAGCGACAACGCGCGGTCATGCGACAGTACTCGGAGCAAAACCCGGCGCACAGTGAAAAGAATATCGCTGACGATCTTTTGCAACGCTTGCTCGACTGGCTCAAGCGCGGCGCTGACCCGGCGAGTGGCTGTTAA
- a CDS encoding molybdopterin-dependent oxidoreductase: MSRRQFLAMSAATVGALAVGAIPFTHNSGAKPVRAQNSHTPPTKFDREVFTLCEQCVWRCGLRAKVVNGKVYKLDGNPNHPHSNGMLCPRGQAGIAALYDPDRLQFPMIRGGDRGSGMWKRVTWTEALDYVAGKLQAIKQQYGPEAMVFSSTHNLSQVQFENLLRAYGSPNYGTQRSLCFNAMIVANLLTFGMQEPGRDYSAAQYIIYSGRNLAEAISNSETQDLIAAIDRGVRVVLLDPRFTKTASKATEWLPIRPGADLAFYLAMLHVLITENLYAKEFVAKLTAGFDEVSKAVKPYTPEWAASKTEIPAATIRRIAREFAVAAPHAFIHPGWRTSNFVNSFQTERAMAIINAISGNWGEPGGFFAGAGEEGGGLGAIPQPPYPRASALRLDGVPWKYPLVPLEIGVYQEMRDAILAEKPYPARGWFVHRQNPIASLPERRKTLQAFSKLDFIVTVDTTMNDTAWFSDVVLPEATYLERYDPLAVVGDGVFIRQPVVPALGESKSALWIFKELGTRLGLQDYFQYKDEEDYIRQQLKPLGISLEELKAKGHYRPPSHEAATEEFKFNTPSGKIELYSASLAKNNFAPVPVWQEPPAPPADQFYLLTGKVAQHTQFGTQNNKLLSELFPENVVWIHTKPAAERGIKDGDWVYVESTAGKIRIKANVTEAIRPDCTYMTPGFGHLSKGNRVSYGKGASDSDIHLTFTDPASGGQALSQTFVKVYKA, encoded by the coding sequence ATGTCGCGCCGTCAATTCTTGGCGATGAGCGCGGCAACCGTTGGCGCGCTCGCGGTGGGCGCGATTCCGTTTACGCACAACTCGGGCGCGAAACCGGTGCGCGCGCAAAACTCGCACACGCCGCCGACCAAGTTTGATCGCGAAGTGTTCACATTGTGCGAGCAATGCGTGTGGCGGTGTGGCTTGCGCGCCAAAGTCGTCAACGGCAAGGTGTACAAACTCGACGGCAACCCGAACCATCCACACTCGAACGGCATGTTGTGCCCGCGCGGGCAAGCTGGCATCGCCGCGTTGTACGACCCAGACCGTTTACAATTCCCGATGATTCGCGGAGGTGATCGCGGCAGTGGAATGTGGAAGCGCGTCACCTGGACTGAGGCGCTCGATTACGTCGCGGGCAAACTGCAAGCAATCAAGCAACAGTACGGACCCGAAGCGATGGTGTTCAGTTCGACGCACAACTTGTCCCAGGTGCAGTTTGAAAATCTCTTGCGCGCGTACGGCTCGCCGAATTACGGCACGCAACGCTCGCTCTGCTTCAACGCGATGATTGTCGCAAATCTGTTGACGTTTGGAATGCAAGAACCGGGGCGCGATTACAGCGCGGCGCAATACATCATTTATTCCGGACGCAATCTTGCCGAAGCGATTTCCAATTCCGAAACGCAGGATCTGATCGCGGCGATTGATCGCGGCGTGCGCGTCGTTCTGCTCGATCCGCGTTTTACCAAGACCGCGTCGAAAGCGACCGAGTGGTTGCCGATTCGACCGGGCGCCGATCTCGCGTTTTATCTCGCGATGTTGCACGTGCTCATCACCGAAAATTTGTACGCAAAAGAATTCGTCGCCAAGTTAACTGCTGGCTTTGACGAAGTTTCAAAAGCGGTCAAGCCGTACACGCCGGAATGGGCGGCGAGCAAAACTGAAATTCCGGCGGCGACGATTCGCCGCATCGCGCGCGAGTTTGCGGTTGCCGCGCCGCACGCATTCATTCATCCCGGCTGGCGCACATCAAATTTCGTCAACTCGTTCCAAACCGAACGCGCGATGGCGATCATCAACGCGATCTCCGGCAACTGGGGCGAGCCAGGGGGATTTTTTGCCGGCGCAGGTGAAGAAGGCGGCGGGTTAGGCGCGATTCCGCAACCGCCGTACCCGCGCGCGTCGGCGTTGCGTCTCGACGGTGTGCCGTGGAAGTATCCGCTCGTCCCGCTCGAAATCGGCGTGTATCAGGAAATGCGCGACGCGATTCTCGCGGAGAAACCGTACCCCGCGCGCGGCTGGTTCGTGCATCGCCAAAATCCAATCGCGTCGCTGCCCGAACGACGCAAGACGCTGCAAGCGTTCAGCAAACTCGATTTCATCGTGACGGTAGACACGACGATGAACGATACCGCGTGGTTCAGCGATGTCGTTTTGCCAGAGGCGACGTACCTCGAACGCTATGATCCACTCGCGGTCGTTGGCGACGGCGTGTTCATTCGCCAGCCCGTCGTGCCCGCGCTCGGCGAAAGCAAATCGGCGTTGTGGATTTTCAAAGAACTCGGCACGCGGCTGGGTCTGCAAGATTATTTTCAATACAAGGACGAGGAAGATTACATTCGCCAACAACTCAAGCCGCTCGGCATTTCGCTCGAAGAGTTGAAAGCGAAAGGGCATTATCGTCCGCCAAGCCATGAAGCGGCAACGGAAGAATTCAAATTCAACACACCGAGCGGCAAGATCGAATTATATTCCGCGTCGCTCGCGAAAAATAACTTTGCGCCTGTCCCGGTTTGGCAAGAACCGCCCGCGCCGCCCGCCGATCAATTTTATCTGTTGACCGGCAAGGTCGCGCAGCATACCCAGTTCGGCACGCAAAACAACAAACTTTTGTCCGAACTGTTCCCGGAAAATGTCGTGTGGATTCACACCAAGCCAGCCGCCGAGCGCGGCATCAAAGATGGCGACTGGGTCTACGTCGAAAGCACCGCCGGCAAAATCAGGATCAAGGCAAACGTCACCGAAGCGATTCGCCCCGACTGCACGTACATGACGCCTGGGTTTGGTCACTTGTCGAAAGGGAATCGCGTATCGTATGGCAAAGGCGCGAGCGATTCGGATATCCATTTGACCTTCACCGACCCGGCGAGCGGCGGGCAAGCGTTGTCGCAAACGTTCGTCAAAGTGTACAAGGCGTGA
- a CDS encoding PocR ligand-binding domain-containing protein: MDDLLTTKQLMGLLSVDRTTIYRMLNDGRLPAVRVGGQWRFPRQAIEKWLGEQQEPAATDSGASIAPPTTPHATIEVLPVYCLQPIQEVFAQTSDVGAITTDLNGKPLTPVSNSCAMCNLILATEKGRARCAASWEKLADQAEKQPRLEKCHAGLTYARGRIVVQDEFIAMFFVGQFVVDDPKPLRAKTHLAQVARACDVDPKELTRAAQNIRVLEKTRAERLLHLLQMVADTYSHIGEERLDLVTRLKKVAEIAGVSTG, from the coding sequence ATGGACGATCTGCTGACCACCAAACAATTGATGGGTTTATTGAGCGTAGACCGCACGACGATCTATCGCATGCTGAACGATGGTCGCTTACCGGCGGTACGCGTCGGCGGACAATGGCGCTTTCCGCGCCAAGCCATCGAAAAATGGCTCGGCGAACAACAAGAACCCGCCGCAACGGATTCGGGTGCATCTATCGCGCCGCCGACAACGCCACATGCGACCATCGAAGTTTTGCCGGTCTATTGTTTGCAACCGATTCAAGAAGTGTTCGCCCAGACGAGCGACGTGGGCGCAATCACAACCGATCTCAACGGCAAACCGCTCACGCCCGTCAGCAACTCGTGCGCGATGTGCAACTTGATTCTTGCGACAGAAAAAGGACGCGCGCGGTGCGCGGCATCGTGGGAAAAACTCGCCGACCAAGCGGAGAAACAACCGCGCTTGGAAAAGTGCCACGCCGGTTTGACCTACGCGCGCGGGCGCATCGTCGTTCAAGACGAATTCATCGCGATGTTTTTCGTGGGGCAATTCGTCGTGGACGATCCAAAACCGCTGCGCGCGAAAACGCATCTAGCCCAGGTCGCGCGCGCGTGCGATGTGGATCCAAAAGAACTGACGCGCGCCGCGCAGAACATCCGCGTCCTCGAAAAAACTCGCGCCGAGCGTTTGCTTCATCTCTTGCAAATGGTCGCCGACACGTACTCGCACATCGGCGAAGAGCGACTCGATTTGGTCACCCGCTTGAAAAAAGTTGCCGAAATCGCGGGCGTCTCAACGGGATAA
- a CDS encoding cytochrome b N-terminal domain-containing protein, with product MSRFWRKEKSIIYALHPEKIPASGARLTYTFGLGGIAVLSSLVTLLTGVALTFYYVPTPGDAHASLILIQDVVSFGAVMRGLHYWGAQVMVLAVTLHLARVVFTGGYRPPREFNWLIGVALLVITLVWDFTGYVLRWDDGAYWAFLVGTNLLREIPAWGDAIYRAIVGDVQIGANALLRFYGWHIFGLTVAGVFGVVYHLWRLRKDGGISRPLPDEGETREFISRDELFFREFITAALVSATLVFITLIFPAPLGTAANLDAGVSDVRAPWIFLWVQNLLRILPPLWAGIIAPLFILALISALPFLDRRGPGRAIWFARERWKPQVILAAIALVLIALSVREVWR from the coding sequence ATGTCTCGATTTTGGCGTAAAGAAAAGAGTATCATTTACGCGCTCCACCCGGAAAAAATTCCGGCAAGCGGAGCGCGGCTTACATACACGTTTGGACTCGGCGGTATCGCGGTTCTCTCCTCACTCGTCACGCTGCTCACCGGCGTCGCGCTCACGTTCTACTACGTCCCCACACCCGGCGACGCGCACGCTTCGCTCATTCTCATTCAAGACGTCGTGAGTTTCGGCGCGGTGATGCGCGGCTTGCATTACTGGGGCGCGCAAGTGATGGTACTCGCCGTGACGCTGCACCTCGCGCGCGTCGTGTTCACCGGCGGCTATCGTCCGCCGCGCGAATTCAACTGGCTCATCGGCGTCGCGCTTCTCGTCATTACGCTTGTCTGGGATTTCACCGGCTATGTATTGCGCTGGGACGATGGCGCGTACTGGGCATTTCTCGTCGGCACGAATTTGTTGCGCGAAATTCCAGCGTGGGGCGATGCGATCTATCGCGCGATTGTCGGCGACGTGCAGATCGGCGCGAACGCGTTGTTGCGCTTTTACGGCTGGCACATTTTCGGGTTGACCGTCGCCGGCGTGTTCGGCGTTGTGTACCATTTGTGGCGATTACGCAAAGACGGCGGCATCTCGCGTCCTTTGCCGGACGAAGGCGAGACGCGCGAATTTATTTCGCGCGACGAATTGTTCTTCCGCGAATTCATAACCGCCGCGTTGGTTTCCGCCACGCTCGTTTTCATCACGCTGATTTTTCCCGCGCCGCTGGGCACTGCCGCGAATCTCGACGCCGGTGTGAGCGATGTGCGCGCGCCCTGGATTTTTCTCTGGGTGCAAAATCTGTTGCGAATTCTGCCGCCGCTGTGGGCGGGGATCATCGCGCCGCTGTTCATTCTCGCACTCATCTCCGCGCTCCCGTTTTTGGATCGGCGCGGACCTGGACGCGCGATTTGGTTTGCACGCGAACGCTGGAAGCCGCAAGTGATTCTCGCGGCGATTGCGCTTGTGTTGATTGCGTTGAGTGTGCGAGAGGTATGGCGATGA
- a CDS encoding YeeE/YedE family protein — protein sequence MKLLKQKEWSPYLAGTLLGLVYVISIAVTGIIPGASGAFENIGGLIAQVLYPDLVKNTYFQFVMPPGITTAVMILLGIIVGAFVSAKLSGDFKLQAVSDPQWKRVFGNAMWKRWLVLFIGGIILEFGAGIAGGCTSGLAIGGGLFLAPSAFIFIAAMFMSGIPVAMLMYWRKY from the coding sequence ATGAAACTCTTGAAACAGAAAGAATGGTCGCCGTATCTTGCTGGGACGTTACTGGGTTTGGTGTACGTCATCAGCATCGCCGTCACCGGCATCATCCCCGGCGCGTCCGGCGCGTTTGAAAACATCGGGGGGTTGATTGCGCAGGTGCTCTATCCCGACTTGGTGAAGAACACGTACTTTCAATTCGTGATGCCACCTGGCATTACGACCGCCGTGATGATCTTACTTGGTATCATTGTCGGCGCGTTCGTCTCGGCGAAATTGTCCGGCGATTTCAAACTGCAAGCCGTGTCCGATCCGCAGTGGAAACGCGTGTTCGGCAACGCGATGTGGAAACGCTGGCTCGTGTTGTTTATCGGCGGCATCATTTTGGAATTTGGCGCGGGCATCGCGGGCGGCTGCACAAGCGGATTGGCAATCGGCGGCGGCTTGTTCCTCGCGCCCTCGGCATTCATCTTTATCGCGGCGATGTTCATGTCCGGCATTCCGGTCGCGATGTTGATGTACTGGAGGAAATACTAG
- a CDS encoding winged helix-turn-helix transcriptional regulator, with the protein MAQSIFDLQAELCQAMSNATRLRLVHELRQGPRRVGELALAVNLAQAKVSQHLAILRTRNIVHVQREGNESIYQITNPKIEQVCDLMREVLAEQAAQRSELMQTMQQN; encoded by the coding sequence ATGGCTCAATCTATTTTCGATCTCCAAGCCGAACTATGCCAGGCGATGTCGAACGCGACGCGCTTGCGCCTTGTCCACGAATTGCGCCAGGGTCCGCGTCGCGTCGGCGAATTGGCGCTTGCCGTCAATCTGGCGCAAGCCAAAGTGTCGCAACACCTGGCGATCTTGCGCACGCGTAACATTGTTCACGTCCAGCGTGAAGGCAACGAATCCATCTATCAAATCACGAATCCCAAAATCGAACAGGTCTGTGACTTGATGCGCGAAGTGTTAGCAGAACAAGCGGCGCAACGTTCGGAACTGATGCAAACGATGCAACAAAACTAG